One window of Trichoderma breve strain T069 chromosome 3, whole genome shotgun sequence genomic DNA carries:
- a CDS encoding major facilitator superfamily domain-containing protein, producing the protein MAAEKEDFAGVHMDEDVEATKEHLSDIRDGSSLGHIDAARSRALVRKQDLRIIPITAGIYLLCYLDRSNIGNAKVLNASTGNDLLTETHMTNYQYTIALMVFLIAYAIFEVPSNYFLKKLKPSRWIAFLMFSWGTITMCIAATQNHASVTAVRFLLGVVEAGLFPGLVYYLTFWYRVDERSIRVAAILASATLAGAFGGAIAFGVGHMNQVSGISAWRWLFIIEGAPSVASSLLVWFFLPDYPETVSWLSTEEKDFAALRLSDQGSHGSGKPLTWEEAKSTLFEWRLWAHYFIYFGISTPFSSLSLFTPSIVAGLGFTDLKAQLMTVPPYAAAYVVTLLASWSGDHFNKRALHSAGFSLLGAVGFIASATLPADHYASRYGCLIIATCGSFACIPPLLGWLSSNLYSTAAIGLAIALNISMGAPGQIVGVWIYKADEAKKGYPTGHWTNAGLLLFVSASCVGMHCYYVWRNRNGGAGNGVFFKY; encoded by the exons ATGGCAGCGGAGAAGGAAGACTTTGCCGGCGTCCACATGGACGAGGATGTTGAAGCAACCAAGGAG CATTTGTCTGATATCCGCGATGGATCATCACTGGGACACATCGACGCTGCTCGATCCAGGGCCTTGGTGCGGAAGCAAGACTTGAGGATCATTCCAATCACGGCAGGAATCTATCTTCTGTGCTATCTTGACAGATCAAACATTGGAAATGCAAAGGTCTTGAACGCGTCAACAGGCAATGACCTCTTGACCGAAACGCACATGACTAACTACCAGTACACAATCGCACTCATGGTTTTTCTTATTGCGTATGCGATTTTTGAAGTTCCGTCCAACTATttcctcaagaagctgaagccgaGCCGCTGGATTGCCTTCCTCATGTTTTCGTGGGGAACCATCACGATGTGCATTGCTGCGACACAGAACCACGCGTCAGTAACGGCAGTGCGATTCCTCCTGGGAGTTGTTGAAGCAG GGTTATTCCCCGGCCTGGTCTACTACTTGACGTTCTGGTACCGCGTAGATGAACGATCGATTCGAGTTGCTGCTATCCTGGCATCCGCTACTCTGGCTGGCGCCTTTGGTGGCGCGATTGCCTTTGGTGTCGGTCATATGAACCAAGTGAGCGGCATCTCTGCTTGGCGCtggctcttcatcatcgaggGGGCCCCTTCTGTAGCTTCTTCCCTTTTGGTCTGGTTCTTCCTCCCGGATTACCCCGAGACGGTTTCATGGCTATCGACCGAAGAGAAGGACTTTGCGGCTTTGCGACTCTCTGATCAGGGTTCTCATGGGTCCGGCAAACCTCTAACGTGGGAGGAAGCCAAGTCTACACTCTTTGAATGGAGACTCTGGGCCCATTACTTT ATTTACTTTGGCATTTCTACTCCATTCTCGAGTTTGTCACTCTTCACGCCGTCCATTGTTGCTGGATTAGGA TTTACGGATCTCAAGGCCCAGCTCATGACTGTGCCTCCCTACGCGGCAGCTTATGTTGTGACCTTGCTCGCTTCATGGTCTGGTGACCACTTCAACAA GCGCGCCTTGCACTCGGCTggattttctcttcttggagCTGTAGGCTTCATTGCATCAGCTACACTTCCAGCTGATCACTATGCA TCTCGCTATGGCTGCCTCATTATCGCAACTTGCGGTTCATTTGCCTGCATTCCCCCATTGCTGGGTTGGCTCTCCTCGAATTTGTATTCGACTGCTGCAATTGGTCTGGCTATTGCGCTCAACATTTCCATGGGAGCACCGGGTCAGATCGTCGGTGTGTGGATCTACAAAGCAGACGAGGCGAAGAAAGGGTATCCCACCGGACACTGGACCAATGCAGGCTTGCTCCTCTTTGTGTCGGCTTCTTGTGTCGGCATGCACTGCTACTATGTGTGGCGCAACCGGAACGGTGGAGCAGGAAAtggcgtcttcttcaagtactaa
- a CDS encoding fungal specific transcription factor domain-containing protein, protein MSVDASQIQACDRCHRRKTRCDKTRPECSPCKKSRSACVYSERVKEPTFPRSHVQTLERRIQQLEAANKALTSANKAHRTVAHRAARDGEDRSSSRSSIASDNEVANEVTFLSTSVGGDSLFLGPTSGIILASLVRAGVAVDVERDAPTSSLARSLIEAYLAHDHLSYPFLHPRAVRAVVDGIYSDAGFEKTHPFEMFMFHMILAIATSQVYKFNWRVLPDAETHLQKATDYLNAVLFEGGLRALQAMLLLCQFRLSNSTNHASDSLWHIVGIAVRMCFELGLHREATYRTAGSRRDATDVSFLSPKYEENEVRRRCFWSVYALDRVISVTLGRPLAICVEDIDVELPTDDFEETIPSRYRTAIFVHIVRYRDICADFYQKRDQLATELNAWRAETNRLNTPDMDLSTPLAEARSSFRSKAWYELLYHNGVLLLYRPSAFTVSDGRDGSNLQHVFSAARQSITLYAYLFRSRKINFSWMVLHAVFMAGISYIYALSRHFREKRRRRNGGEGDGNRFQLLQEPTIVEIVNDCRACSNVIVGVSERCNSQKNCHEVFDRLSDALVEDAVEALSHTRQSGSLTARQDNHSAMLAIQSSSQTPSNDINMQNGLVSEPTLAGVGSSNGGYHSRETAFTGLGDNSLQEDSGRQAFSLGTPLAADNALRDCLPELQRMYNMPWGDDAILQLSNDWLGEIGGYDRFMGNEWGMDQ, encoded by the exons ATGAGCGTCGACGCATCCCAGATTCAGGCGTGCGACCGCTGCCATCGGCGCAAGACAAGGTGCGATAAGACACGGCCGGAATGCAGTCCTTGCAAGAAGTCAAGGTCTGCGTGTGTCTATTCTGAGAGGGTCAAAGAGCCCACATTTCCGCGAAGTCATGTCCAGACTCTTGAGCGCCGAATTCAGCAGCTTGAGGCGGCGAACAAGGCACTTACATCGGCCAATAAGGCCCATCGAACGGTCGCCCACAGAGCGGCACGAGATGGGGAAGATCGATCCAGCTCGCGGTCTTCTATCGCCAGCGATAACGAAGTTGCGAATGAGGTGACCTTTCTTTCTACTAGTGTTGGCGGTGATAGCCTTTTCCTAGGACCGACGAGTGGTATCATTCTTGCTAGTCTGGTGAGAGCCGGTGTCGCGGTCGATGTCGAAAGAGATGCACCAACCTCATCT CTTGCTCGGAGTCTTATCGAAGCATATCTGGCACACGATCATCTTAGCTACCCCTTTCTTCATCCGCGGGCGGTAAGGGCCGTGGTGGATGGCATCTATAGCGATGCGGGCTTTGAAAAGACGCACCCCTTTGAGATGTTCATGTTCCACATGATTCTCGCCATCGCTACATCTCAAGTATACAAGTTCAACTGGAGAGTCTTGCCGGATGCAGAAACGCATCTTCAAAAGGCCACCGACTATCTCAATGCCGTGCTGTTCGAGGGCGGGCTACGGGCTTTGCAAGCCATGCTACTGCTCTGCCAGTTCCGGCTGAGCAATTCTACAAATCATGCTTCTGATA GTCTCTGGCACATTGTTGGTATTGCGGTGCGCATGTGTTTCGAGCTCGGTTTACATCGCGAGGCCACGTACCGGACGGCTGGCTCGAGACGTGATGCTACCGATGTATCGTTTCTATCGCCCAAATATGAGGAAAACGAAGTTCGTCGAAGGTGTTTCTGGAGCGTTTATGCTCTCGACAG AGTCATATCCGTTACACTAGGACGCCCTTTAGCCATCTGTGTTGAAGATATCGACGTTGAACTCCCGACCGATGACTTTGAAGAAACA ATTCCGTCAAGATATCGCACGGCTATCTTTGTTCATATTGTGCGCTATCGTGATATATGCG CAGACTTTTATCAGAAGCGGGATCAACTTGCCACCGAATTGAACGCATGGCGAGCGGAAACAAATCGTCTCAACACTCCGGATATGGACTTGTCGACTCCTCTTGCCGAGGCTCGGTCCAGCTTTCGATCAAAGGCTTGGTATGAGCTTCTGTATCATAACGGCGTTCTCCTCCTCTACCGTCCGTCAGCTTTTACAGTCTCggatggacgagatgggTCTAATTTACAGCACGTCTTTTCAGCAGCAAGGCAGTCAATTACACTTTACGCCTATCTATTCCGATCGCGCAAGATCAATTTCTCTTGGATGGTGCTTCATGCAGTTTTCATGGCCGGAATATCCTACATATATGCCTTGAGTCGACATTTTCGTGAAAAGAGGCGTCGTCGTAATGGCGGAGAGGGCGATGGCAATCGATTCCAGCTGCTTCAGGAGCCGACCATTGTTGAGATTGTCAACGACTGTCGAGCATGTTCAAATGTCATTGTTGGCGTTTCCGAGAGGTGTAATTCTCAAAAGAACTGTCATGAAGTATTTGACCGTCTCAGTGATGCTCTCGTCGAGGACGCAGTAGAAGCACTTTCACATACTCGCCAGTCCGGCTCCCTAACCGCTCGACAAGACAACCATTCGGCTATGTTAGCTATACAATCTTCAAGCCAAACTCCAAGTAATGATATTAATATGCAAAATGGTCTTGTTTCTGAGCCTACCCTGGCGGGAGTCGGATCTAGCAACGGCGGTTACCACTCTCGGGAGACGGCATTCACAGGGCTTGGTGACAATAGCTTACAAGAGGACAGCGGAAGGCAGGCGTTCAGCCTTGGTACGCCTCTGGCAGCTGACAATGCTCTCCGGGACTGCCTACCTGAGCTCCAAAGGATGTATAATATGCCATGGGGAGATGATGCTATCTTGCAACTCAGCAATGACTGGCTGGGCGAAATTGGGGGCTACGACAGATTCATGGGGAATGAATGGGGCATGGATCAATGA
- a CDS encoding acyclic terpene utilization family protein atuA domain-containing protein — MIEKPHIRIGNVSGATGDHPHAMARMVRSGNVHVITGDWLSEMNIAWNAITRQEVDESLGYENGFYQQLEECIDDIVARDIRVVTNAGALNVMGLYNKVRRLCEQRGYENCVVAAVLGDDITDLLVDKVSGKKHTGFKHLDHPEISLDDWNFTPCAGNAYIGCWGITAALRAGANIVICGRCTDASPVMGAAAWYYGWGEDKFDELAGSLLAAHLIECGPYVVGANFSGFKDFLPDLVDLAFPIAEIDSKGGCVITKTAEGGGHVTEGTVKAQLLYELQGHLYLNPDVVADLSAVSVREEATDRIKVTGIRGLAPPATTKAMIAARGGYQAEATFYINGLDVMEKATMMKNQLAHIFRDSRFSKLSIELYGTPAENPSSQQAGTVSLRVFAQARKKEDIDEMNFKIPIYALRMQSYPGYHMNLDFRTMTPKAFMEMFPALMPLSLVDHHVQLSTGKVIKIDPPKITSTYPIVRPSADTTHPVDLLSFGPTKFAPLGSIVHARSGDKADNSNVGFFVRDASEYPWLRTLLSVHKLKELLGEDWHRGNPNRRVERVEFPNINAVHFRILDNLNGGIASSDRIDGLGKGVAEYLRSKYVDIPRAFLERGRI, encoded by the exons ATGATTGAGAAACCACACATTCGTATTGGCAATGTCTCCGGTGCCACGGGCGACCACCCGCATGCCATGGCACGCATGGTGCGCTCTGGGAATGTCCATGTCATCACAGGTGATTGGCTATCCGAGATGAACATTGCTTGGAATGCCATCACGAGGCAAGAGGTCGACGAGAGCCTAGGATATGAGAATGGCTTCTATCAGCAGCTTGAAGAATGCATCGATGACATCGTTGCGCGGGACATTCGAGTCGTAACTAATGCTGGCGCACTGAACGTCATGGGCCTGTACAACAAAGTGAGGCGCCTCTGTGAGCAACGAGGATACGAGAATTGCGTGGTAGCTGCCGTCTTGGGAGACGATATCACAGACTTGCTCGTGGATAAAGTCTCGGGCAAGAAGCACACGGGCTTCAAGCACCTGGATCATCCCGAAATCTCCCTTGACGACTGGAACTTCACGCCGTGCGCTGGAAATGCCTACATCGGCTGCTGGGGTATCACAGCAGCTCTTCGAGCTGGTGCCAATATCGTCATTTGTGGAAGATGCACCGATGCTTCTCCGGTGATGGGAGCAGCTGCATGGTACTATGGATGGGGCGAGGACAAATTCGACGAGCTGGCAGGATCTTTGCTGGCTGCCCACTTGATCGAATGCGGTCCATACGTCGTTGGAGCAAACTTTTCCGGCTTCAAAGACTTCCTTCCAGACCTCGTCGATCTTGCGTTTCCCATTGCTGAGATCGACTCTAAAGGCGGCTGCGTCATTACCAAAACCGCAGAGGGAGGAGGTCATGTCACAGAAGGGACAGTAAAAGCCCAATTGCTGTACGAGCTTCAGGGTCATCTCTACCTGAATCCAGACGTCGTCGCCGATCTATCGGCCGTTTCTGTGCGAGAAGAGGCAACGGACCGCATAAAAGTGACAGGTATCAGGGGATTGGCGCCTCCAGCTACGACCAAGGCCATGATAGCAGCCAGAGGAGGCTACCAGGCCGAAGCAACATTCTACATCAATGGATTAGACGTTATGGAAAAGGCTACCATGATGAAGAATCAGCTGGCTCATATTTTCCGCGACAGTCGGTTCAGCAAGCTCAGCATTGAGCTTTATGGGACACCAGCTGAGAATCCATCATCTCAGCAGGCTGGTACCGTGTCACTGAGAGTGTTTGCACAAGCTCGCAAGAAGGAAGACATTGATGAAATGAACTTCAAGATCCCGATATACGCCTTGCGTATGCAGAGCTATCCCGGCTACCACATGAATCTCGACTTCCGAACAATGACACCAAAGGCATTCATGGAGATGTTTCCTGCACTGATGCCGCTGTCATTGGTAGATCACCACGTCCAACTGAGCACTGGAAAGGTCATCAAGATTGATCCTCCAAAAATCACATCAACGTACCCCATAGTACGGCCATCGGCGGACACAACACATCCTGTAGaccttttgtcttttggcCCAACCAAGTTCGCTCCTCTCGGCAGCATCGTCCATGCAAGGTCGGGCGACAAAGCTGACAATTCCAACGTGGGCTTCTTTGTTCGAGATGCCTCGGAGTATCCATGGCTAAGGACCCTATTGAGTGTTCACAAACTCAAAGAACTTTTGGGCGAGGATTGGCATCGCGGCAACCCGAACAGAAGGGTAGAGCGAGTGGAGTTTCCCAACATCAACGCCGTCCACTT TCGGATACTTGATAATCTCAATGGAGGCATAGCGTCATCGGACAGAATTGATGGGCTTGGAAAGGGAGTTGCCGAGTATTTGCGCAGCAAATATGTGGATATACCCAGAGCATTCTTAGAAAGAGGCCGGATATGA
- a CDS encoding alcohol dehydrogenase groES-like domain-containing protein has product MAMKAVVFRGAFDVGVETRAKPTIRDQTDAIVKVKVAGICGSELHMYRGHQKTATGHIMGHEFIGIVDQVGSDVNRFAVGDEVVSIFSPVCLRCWYCKQGLTNRCVEGVAFGTQKLDGGQAEFVRVPFADGTLHLVPEDLDRSLLIMMCDIFPTGYYGASRAIEGLQNQSSVVVCLGCGPVGICAIATARSKGIQTVLAVDSVDDRLEEAAQLGAIPLNFSKHDILEEVKSLTQGRGADAVIEVVGNPAALKSAFELLRPCGILSSVGFHQDDLPFTGLDCYLKNITMNFGRVPVRTVFNDALQCLRENQHALKNYVTHELSLDDAALGYDLFEKRVARKVILQV; this is encoded by the exons ATGGCAATGAAAGCAGTAGTCTTCCGAGGCGCCTTTGATGTTGGCGTCGAAACGAGAGCCAAACCAACTATTCGCGATCAAACGGATGCTATTGTAAAGGTCAAGGTAGCTGGAATATGTGGAAG TGAATTGCATATGTATCGTGGCCACCAGAAAACGGCTACTGGTCACATTATG GGCCATGAATTCATTGGAATCGTTGACCAAGTAGGCTCAGATGTCAACAGATTTGCAGTTGGTGACGAAGTCGTTTCCATATTCTCTCCTGTCTG TCTGAGATGTTGGTATTGTAAGCAAGGACTTACCAACCGATGTGTCGAGGGGGTCGCCTTTGGAACCCAAAAGCTCGATGGCGGACAGGCTGAATTTGTGAGAGTGCCTTTTGCGGATGGCACTCTACACCTTGTACCAGAAGATTTGGATAGGTCTCTGCTCATCATGATGTGCGACATCTTTCCAACTGGCTATTATGGGGCCAGTCGGGCTATTGAAGGTTTACAAAACCA GTCCTCAGTCGTCGTTTGTCTCGGTTGTGGACCTGTCGGTATATGTGCCATCGCCACTGCTCGATCAAAAGGAATTCAGACCGTTTTGGCAGTGGACAGTGTCGATGATCGCCtcgaagaagctgctcaGCTGGGCGCAATTCcactcaacttctccaagcACGATATTTTAGAAGAGGTCAAGTCCCTAACCCAAGGTCGCGGAGCAGACGCGGTCATTGAAGTGGTAGGCAACCCAGCAGCTCTTAAGTCTGCCTTTGAGTTGTTGCGTCCATGTGGAATATTGTCTTCAGTGGGCTTTCACCAAGATGATCTCCCATtcactggactggactgcTATCTTAAAAACATAAC TATGAACTTTGGTCGGGTCCCAGTTCGTACAGTCTTCAATGATGCACTGCAATGTCTAAGGGAGAACCAACATGCATTAAAGAACTATGTTACTCATGAATTATCACTAGATGATGCTGCTCTTGGCTATGACTTGTTTGAAAAGAGGGTTGCAAGAAAAGTAATACTACAAGTGTAA